One Mesorhizobium loti genomic window carries:
- a CDS encoding L-arabinose-binding protein, whose protein sequence is MKTTTKALATLAILAAGLMAGAASADDIKIGYINKMGEHPWFVAEVGGAKKAAEAAGATFVSQDVQFDSNLTITTFDTMVGDGVKGIAIVVPDKALGPVIAEKAKAAKIPLVAVDDDIYYQDGTQVPYVGMNAYNIGARVGEELAKLYKAGGWAGKEVRIASIEDRKADTCMQRNKGAEEAFLKAVPDFKPANILRVPYDNTMVNAIDVMTTTLTANPGVTNWIFYSCNDDGVLGASRALENAGYGADQGMGIGIDGSRACEAFGSGKPSAFRGTMWLNSANHGALAVKILLASIKDGTKLPVQSFTDPEYITADNFASDYKAKLCH, encoded by the coding sequence ATGAAAACGACGACAAAGGCTCTGGCAACATTGGCGATACTGGCTGCCGGACTGATGGCCGGCGCGGCAAGCGCCGACGACATCAAGATCGGCTACATCAACAAGATGGGCGAGCATCCATGGTTCGTCGCCGAAGTCGGCGGCGCCAAGAAAGCGGCCGAGGCGGCCGGCGCCACCTTCGTGTCGCAAGACGTCCAGTTCGACTCCAATCTGACGATCACCACCTTCGACACGATGGTCGGCGACGGCGTCAAGGGCATCGCCATCGTCGTTCCCGACAAGGCGCTCGGACCGGTCATCGCCGAGAAGGCCAAGGCGGCGAAAATCCCCCTGGTGGCCGTCGATGACGATATCTACTACCAGGACGGCACCCAGGTCCCCTATGTCGGCATGAATGCCTACAATATCGGTGCGCGGGTGGGCGAAGAACTGGCCAAGCTCTACAAGGCCGGTGGCTGGGCTGGCAAGGAGGTGCGTATCGCCTCGATCGAGGACCGCAAGGCCGACACCTGCATGCAGCGCAACAAGGGTGCCGAGGAAGCGTTCCTGAAGGCGGTGCCCGATTTCAAGCCGGCAAACATCCTTCGCGTCCCCTATGACAACACGATGGTCAACGCCATCGACGTCATGACCACCACATTGACCGCCAATCCCGGCGTCACCAACTGGATCTTCTATTCCTGCAACGATGACGGCGTGCTGGGTGCGTCGCGAGCGCTGGAAAACGCCGGCTATGGCGCGGACCAGGGCATGGGCATCGGCATTGACGGCAGCCGCGCCTGCGAAGCCTTCGGATCAGGCAAGCCTTCGGCATTCCGTGGTACGATGTGGCTCAACTCGGCGAACCATGGGGCGCTGGCGGTGAAGATCCTGCTGGCCTCGATCAAGGACGGAACGAAGCTGCCCGTTCAGTCCTTCACCGACCCGGAATACATCACCGCCGACAATTTTGCATCGGACTACAAGGCCAAGCTCTGCCACTGA
- a CDS encoding ribose ABC transporter ATP-binding protein produces MTQSDFFSLDGISKRFGVVQALDNVSIAFRPGEVLALVGENGAGKSTMMRILEGVFGPDTGTVRYGSTPIVFGEPRDSHRAGIRVIHQEPEIVPNLTVAENIFVGELPRLAGVLLDWRKLEEQTNRVLATFGMQQDMRPRQLCATLGPAQRQMIEIMRAIRAGGRLIAFDEPTSSLTDDEARRLFSVIRRLREDGTSIIYISHRLNEVIDLADRIVVLRDGRLVDDSPAAGASEQTIAKLMVGRDIADLFTRESWRSGEQLLEVAGLTTDRVSDVSLRVRRGEVLGIAGLMGAGRSELAKAIVGYDRRIAGTIAMNGVPVLPNSPHAAIVAGIGFAPEDRKHEALLLFRSILENAALCVPDKTSSFGFFNRRKALEIVSPLAAKMSIKAPNLDEQVSKLSGGNQQKVVLARWLARQPMLLILDEPTRGIDIGAKAEIYRLIDELAASGIGIILISSEMPELIGLADRILVMAGGRITAELARPGIDEATILKHAMPQSAPAPGDHIQ; encoded by the coding sequence TTGACGCAATCGGACTTCTTCTCGCTCGACGGCATATCGAAACGCTTCGGCGTCGTGCAGGCGCTCGACAACGTTTCGATCGCCTTCCGGCCAGGCGAGGTGCTCGCTCTGGTCGGCGAGAACGGGGCCGGCAAATCGACGATGATGCGCATTCTCGAGGGTGTGTTCGGACCGGACACCGGCACCGTGCGGTACGGTTCCACGCCGATCGTTTTCGGCGAACCGCGCGACAGCCACCGGGCCGGAATACGCGTCATCCATCAGGAGCCGGAGATCGTTCCGAACCTGACGGTGGCCGAGAACATTTTCGTCGGCGAATTGCCCCGCCTGGCAGGCGTCCTGCTCGACTGGCGCAAGCTGGAGGAGCAGACCAACCGGGTGCTTGCGACCTTCGGCATGCAGCAGGACATGCGACCACGCCAGCTCTGCGCCACGCTCGGCCCGGCGCAACGCCAGATGATCGAGATCATGCGCGCCATCCGTGCCGGCGGCCGGCTGATCGCCTTCGACGAGCCGACCTCGTCGCTGACCGATGATGAAGCGCGGCGCCTGTTTTCCGTCATCCGCCGGCTGCGCGAGGACGGCACGTCGATCATCTACATCTCGCACCGGCTGAACGAGGTCATCGACCTTGCCGACCGTATTGTCGTGTTGCGCGACGGCAGGCTGGTCGACGATTCGCCGGCGGCCGGCGCCAGCGAGCAGACCATCGCCAAGCTCATGGTCGGCCGCGACATCGCCGATCTGTTCACCCGCGAGAGCTGGCGGTCCGGGGAACAATTGCTGGAGGTGGCGGGGTTGACCACCGACCGTGTCAGCGATGTCAGCCTCAGGGTTCGTCGCGGCGAAGTGCTCGGCATTGCCGGCCTCATGGGTGCGGGCCGCTCCGAACTGGCAAAGGCGATTGTCGGCTACGACCGGCGCATCGCCGGCACCATAGCCATGAACGGCGTGCCCGTTCTCCCCAACAGTCCGCATGCGGCGATCGTCGCGGGCATCGGCTTTGCTCCCGAAGACCGCAAGCACGAGGCGTTGCTCTTGTTCCGAAGCATTCTCGAAAACGCAGCGCTTTGCGTGCCCGACAAGACGTCGAGCTTCGGCTTCTTCAACCGGCGCAAGGCGCTGGAGATTGTCTCGCCGCTGGCGGCCAAGATGTCGATCAAGGCACCCAACCTCGACGAGCAGGTTTCGAAACTGTCGGGCGGCAATCAGCAGAAGGTCGTTCTGGCGCGCTGGCTCGCCCGGCAGCCGATGCTGCTCATCCTAGACGAACCGACGCGCGGCATCGACATCGGCGCCAAGGCGGAAATCTATCGGCTGATCGATGAACTCGCGGCAAGCGGCATCGGCATCATCCTGATTTCCTCGGAAATGCCGGAACTGATCGGTCTCGCCGACAGGATTCTTGTCATGGCGGGAGGCCGCATCACGGCAGAACTTGCCCGCCCCGGCATCGACGAGGCGACGATCCTCAAACACGCCATGCCGCAATCCGCACCAGCGCCCGGAGACCATATTCAATGA
- a CDS encoding ribose ABC transporter permease — MNSLELRASKAQTDARGVSTRLVERLGVHNISLLVALAILVVIFGSLRGDVFFSSRNLLNIGLGITILGVLAMSQTVVIVGGGLDIAVGATVGLTTVSTAMAIQATGSPAAGIVAGLVLGGLAGLVNGIIITYGRVNAVIATLGTMAIFRGIAFIMSDGQSIAIFSDTFRFIGIGRILGLPLLVWILVLTAIAFHLFLARSIVGRNIYALGGNPVVARFSGININRYRVGIYIMSGVAAGLAGILLAARTGSGQPVSGSQGLELEAITAAVLGGCALQGGKGTIVGALLGVAIIGVLNNGMILTSVPTFYQLLAKGSLLILAVVIAEYHLNRT, encoded by the coding sequence ATGAACAGCCTCGAGCTTCGCGCATCGAAAGCGCAGACCGACGCCAGGGGCGTTTCCACGCGGCTTGTGGAGCGCCTTGGCGTTCACAACATCAGCCTTCTGGTGGCGCTCGCCATTCTCGTTGTCATCTTCGGCTCGCTGCGCGGCGATGTGTTCTTCTCCAGCCGAAACCTGCTCAACATCGGTCTCGGCATCACCATTCTGGGCGTGCTGGCGATGAGCCAGACCGTGGTCATCGTCGGCGGCGGTCTCGATATCGCCGTCGGCGCCACTGTCGGTCTGACCACGGTCTCGACGGCAATGGCCATCCAGGCGACCGGGTCGCCGGCGGCCGGCATCGTTGCCGGCCTGGTGCTTGGCGGTCTTGCCGGTCTCGTCAACGGCATCATCATCACCTACGGGCGGGTCAACGCGGTCATTGCCACGCTCGGCACCATGGCGATCTTTCGCGGCATCGCCTTCATCATGTCCGACGGCCAGTCGATCGCCATCTTCAGCGACACGTTCCGGTTCATCGGCATCGGACGCATCCTCGGCCTGCCCCTGCTGGTCTGGATTCTGGTGCTGACGGCAATCGCATTCCACCTCTTCCTCGCGCGTTCGATTGTCGGCCGCAACATCTATGCACTCGGCGGCAATCCGGTTGTCGCCCGCTTCTCCGGCATCAACATCAACCGCTACCGCGTCGGCATCTACATCATGAGTGGCGTTGCCGCCGGATTGGCCGGGATCCTGCTGGCCGCCCGTACCGGTTCGGGTCAGCCCGTATCCGGATCCCAGGGCCTGGAACTCGAGGCCATCACGGCGGCCGTGCTGGGTGGCTGCGCCTTGCAGGGCGGCAAGGGCACGATTGTCGGCGCCCTGCTCGGCGTCGCCATCATTGGCGTGCTCAACAACGGAATGATACTGACGTCCGTGCCAACCTTCTATCAATTGCTTGCAAAAGGCTCACTGCTGATCCTTGCTGTGGTCATTGCCGAGTACCACTTGAACAGGACATGA
- a CDS encoding transcriptional regulator, with amino-acid sequence MDAATAAIDQGKQDLPARDGATLSLKDRIARDLGQRILAGTYAQHAVLPTEAELCVIYGASRTALRDALLTLSAKGLIEARKRAGTRVRASSEWNRLDAQVLEWMRDIEPDLDFVRGLIEARLVIEPAAAQLAARMATSGDLAVIEAAYEAMRIAPEDDLAACLDADVRFHTAILRASRNPVFANLGNMLAAALSFSFRLTTSATANYQQTLSAHGDVLEAIRMRRVDDAHDQMKALIGIASNDLLAVARKGRHQQPVPAASADPI; translated from the coding sequence ATGGACGCGGCGACCGCTGCAATCGATCAAGGCAAGCAGGACCTTCCTGCCAGGGATGGCGCCACCTTGTCCCTGAAGGATCGCATCGCACGCGATCTCGGGCAGCGCATTCTCGCCGGCACCTACGCGCAGCACGCGGTGCTGCCGACGGAGGCTGAACTGTGCGTCATCTACGGCGCCAGCCGGACAGCGCTTCGCGATGCGCTGCTGACGCTTTCGGCCAAGGGACTGATCGAGGCGCGCAAGCGGGCCGGCACGCGTGTGCGCGCGTCGAGCGAATGGAACAGGCTCGATGCGCAGGTTCTCGAATGGATGCGCGATATCGAGCCTGATCTCGATTTTGTCCGCGGCTTGATCGAGGCGCGGCTGGTCATCGAGCCGGCCGCCGCCCAGCTTGCGGCCAGGATGGCGACCTCGGGCGACCTCGCGGTGATCGAAGCCGCCTATGAGGCCATGCGCATTGCGCCGGAGGACGACCTCGCGGCCTGTCTCGATGCCGATGTCCGCTTTCATACCGCCATCCTACGCGCCAGCCGCAACCCGGTTTTCGCCAATCTCGGCAACATGCTGGCAGCCGCGCTCAGCTTCTCTTTCCGACTGACCACATCGGCCACCGCCAACTATCAGCAGACGCTCAGCGCCCATGGCGATGTGCTGGAAGCAATCCGCATGCGCAGGGTCGACGACGCGCACGACCAGATGAAAGCGCTGATCGGCATCGCCTCGAACGACCTTCTCGCTGTCGCGCGCAAGGGCCGCCACCAACAGCCGGTCCCCGCTGCCAGTGCCGATCCCATCTGA
- a CDS encoding Aldose 1-epimerase has protein sequence MTRTIEIRNGDLSAEIVPSLGAGLARFDHGRTPLFRPWPDGGSTNPFDLACNLLVPWSNRISGGGFTFDNTFHELLPNLAGEPFPIHGNGFSSAWDVDSLMPDKARLSLISEGPGPYRYRAEVAYALTEQALDLRLQVLNRAPVRLPFGLGIHPWLPRTARTTLHAPASEVCLELPSHLPDRFEAVATRPDWDFATPTALPSGWINNAFAGWAGVASLCWPEQNRGLRIEASPALSFYLIYSPSQASDFVCFEPVSHVVDAHNRGSVDKWNGLSVLGPGESLVASCRFTVM, from the coding sequence ATGACCCGGACAATTGAAATTCGAAACGGCGACCTGTCCGCCGAAATCGTTCCGTCGCTTGGCGCCGGTCTGGCGCGGTTCGACCATGGCCGCACGCCGCTGTTCAGGCCGTGGCCTGACGGCGGCAGCACGAACCCGTTCGATCTCGCCTGCAACCTGCTCGTGCCATGGTCAAATCGCATCTCGGGCGGCGGCTTCACCTTCGACAACACATTCCACGAATTGCTCCCAAACCTTGCCGGCGAGCCCTTTCCCATCCACGGCAATGGATTTTCAAGCGCATGGGATGTCGACTCCTTAATGCCGGACAAAGCCAGGCTGTCGCTCATCAGCGAAGGGCCCGGTCCATATCGGTATCGCGCCGAGGTGGCTTACGCCCTGACCGAACAGGCGCTCGATCTGCGGCTTCAGGTCCTCAACAGGGCGCCGGTCAGGCTGCCGTTCGGGCTTGGCATCCATCCGTGGTTGCCAAGAACGGCCCGGACAACACTTCACGCCCCGGCGTCAGAGGTTTGCCTCGAACTGCCCAGCCATCTCCCCGACAGGTTCGAGGCTGTCGCAACCCGTCCCGATTGGGATTTCGCCACGCCGACAGCCTTGCCCAGCGGTTGGATCAACAATGCCTTTGCCGGCTGGGCCGGCGTCGCTTCCCTATGTTGGCCAGAGCAAAATCGCGGCCTCAGGATCGAAGCATCCCCGGCCCTCAGCTTCTATCTCATCTATTCGCCATCGCAGGCGAGCGACTTCGTCTGTTTCGAGCCCGTCAGTCATGTCGTGGATGCCCACAACCGCGGTTCGGTCGACAAGTGGAACGGATTGTCGGTGCTCGGCCCTGGCGAGAGCCTGGTGGCCAGTTGCCGCTTCACTGTGATGTAG
- a CDS encoding aminoglycoside phosphotransferase, whose translation MMHDDQVNIDIDIARQMIRDQFPQYRHEDITPVGSSGTVNAIFRIGSRSAARFPLRAMKPAECADMLRSEAAAMVEIGEHCLFPTPQPIGLGEPGPRYPMPWALQTWIEGEVATPHGLSGSTIFALDLAHLVASLRQADTRGRRFDGQGRGGHLPDHDDWMAVCFENSEGLLDVARLRDLWARFRELPAAGPVVMSHKDLIPPNLLVRGERLVGVLDGGSFGPADPSLDLVVAWHLLDHERRATFRSGLQVEDLLWKRGAAWAFQQAMGLVWYYRRTNPAMSALGRSTLSRILDDPDI comes from the coding sequence ATGATGCATGACGATCAGGTGAATATCGACATCGATATCGCCCGCCAGATGATCCGCGATCAGTTTCCCCAGTATCGTCATGAGGACATCACCCCGGTTGGATCGTCGGGAACCGTCAACGCCATCTTCCGCATTGGCTCAAGGAGCGCCGCGCGGTTCCCGCTGCGGGCGATGAAGCCGGCCGAATGCGCCGATATGCTTCGGTCGGAGGCCGCTGCCATGGTCGAGATCGGAGAACATTGCCTGTTTCCGACGCCGCAACCGATTGGGCTCGGCGAGCCCGGTCCTCGATATCCGATGCCATGGGCATTGCAGACGTGGATCGAAGGCGAGGTTGCCACGCCACACGGGCTCAGTGGATCGACGATTTTCGCCCTTGACCTTGCACACCTCGTGGCATCGTTGCGCCAGGCGGACACACGGGGCCGACGCTTCGACGGGCAAGGACGTGGTGGACATCTCCCCGATCATGACGATTGGATGGCTGTTTGCTTTGAAAACAGCGAGGGCCTTCTTGATGTGGCGCGACTGCGCGATCTGTGGGCCCGGTTCCGGGAGTTGCCCGCCGCTGGGCCTGTCGTGATGAGTCATAAGGACCTTATCCCGCCAAACCTTCTCGTGCGGGGCGAGCGTCTTGTCGGAGTGCTTGATGGCGGCAGTTTCGGACCAGCCGATCCATCGCTGGATCTGGTGGTCGCGTGGCATCTTCTCGACCACGAGCGAAGGGCGACCTTTCGGAGCGGCCTTCAAGTCGAGGACCTCTTGTGGAAGCGCGGTGCTGCCTGGGCATTCCAGCAGGCCATGGGTCTCGTCTGGTATTACCGTCGCACCAACCCCGCCATGAGTGCGCTGGGGCGCAGCACGCTCTCTCGCATTCTCGACGATCCTGACATCTGA
- a CDS encoding integral membrane transport protein — protein sequence MPNVATTVTTVAALYFGREVFLPIAIALLLTFALAPLVSALKRIGIPRIAAVIASVLGAFAALALFSFVVATQVSELAQNIPVYQTNILAKIRSLKQTGVGGGIIARLSNVVERVGQEIDRQDATLPAATPDKPPREPVPVEIVARERPLEVLQNIVGPLISPLGSAGLIIIVVIFMLLEREDLRDRFIRLVGYGDLHRTTEALRDAGKRVGRYLLMQLVVNIVYAIPIAIGLWILGIPNALLWGLLALALRFVPYIGPAIGMLLPLFLALAVAPGWSLVLWTAALFVVMELVTGNVVEPWLYGSRTGLSPLAIIVAAIFWTWLWGPLGLVLSTPLTVCLVVLGRHVPQFEFLDVLFGNEPVLEPHARLYQRLLAGDPDEATDHAEEMLEEKYLVDFYDKVAIPALLLGERDRVRGVMGDQQRRQVAASALALVANLEDDAKEEAAEDESPHVAGEAGEPGDAATKDEVELPDGTGMSVLCAGGRGELDDAAAAMLAQVLEVQGATASRAGFADMEPASIRGLQLEAIETVVVGFLNRDSVKHARFLVRRLKRAKAALRVGIVFWSETGNDDKEAAAKLAHDINADFVAHGMVDAVTGALSTEPPVALKLVAKRRMRRQRAAPRKVAAAAAG from the coding sequence TTGCCCAATGTGGCGACCACCGTCACGACGGTGGCGGCGCTCTATTTCGGGCGCGAGGTTTTCCTGCCGATCGCCATCGCGCTGCTTTTGACCTTCGCGCTGGCGCCGCTGGTCTCGGCGCTCAAACGGATCGGCATTCCCCGCATCGCCGCCGTCATCGCCAGCGTACTCGGCGCATTCGCGGCCCTTGCGCTGTTCAGCTTCGTTGTCGCCACGCAGGTGAGCGAACTGGCGCAGAACATTCCGGTCTATCAGACCAACATCCTGGCGAAGATCCGCTCGCTCAAGCAAACCGGCGTCGGGGGCGGGATCATCGCCAGATTGAGCAACGTCGTCGAGCGTGTCGGCCAGGAGATCGACAGGCAGGACGCCACGCTGCCGGCCGCCACGCCCGACAAGCCGCCGCGCGAGCCGGTGCCCGTCGAGATCGTTGCGCGTGAAAGGCCGCTCGAAGTCCTGCAGAACATCGTCGGTCCGCTGATCAGCCCGCTCGGATCGGCGGGTCTGATCATCATCGTCGTCATCTTCATGCTGCTCGAGCGGGAGGATTTGCGCGACCGCTTCATCCGGCTTGTCGGCTATGGCGACCTTCACCGCACCACCGAGGCGCTCCGCGATGCCGGCAAGCGCGTCGGCCGCTACCTGCTCATGCAATTGGTGGTCAACATCGTCTACGCCATACCCATTGCGATCGGGCTGTGGATCCTCGGCATTCCCAATGCCTTGCTGTGGGGGCTGCTGGCGCTGGCGCTGCGGTTCGTTCCCTATATCGGCCCGGCCATCGGCATGCTTCTGCCTCTGTTCCTGGCGCTGGCCGTGGCGCCGGGCTGGTCGCTCGTGTTGTGGACGGCGGCCCTGTTCGTGGTGATGGAACTGGTCACCGGCAATGTCGTCGAACCCTGGCTCTACGGCTCGCGAACCGGACTGTCGCCGCTGGCGATCATCGTCGCGGCGATCTTCTGGACATGGCTGTGGGGTCCGCTCGGGCTGGTGCTGTCGACGCCGCTCACCGTCTGCCTGGTGGTGCTGGGCAGGCACGTGCCGCAGTTCGAATTCCTCGATGTGCTGTTCGGCAACGAGCCGGTGCTGGAACCGCATGCGCGCCTCTACCAGCGGCTGCTGGCCGGCGATCCGGACGAAGCCACCGATCATGCCGAGGAGATGCTCGAGGAAAAATATCTGGTCGACTTCTACGACAAGGTGGCCATTCCGGCGCTTCTGCTGGGCGAGCGCGACCGTGTGCGCGGCGTCATGGGCGACCAGCAGCGACGGCAGGTGGCGGCCAGCGCGCTGGCGCTGGTGGCCAATCTCGAAGACGATGCGAAGGAGGAAGCAGCCGAGGACGAAAGCCCGCACGTGGCCGGGGAAGCAGGCGAGCCCGGCGATGCTGCCACCAAGGACGAGGTCGAGCTGCCCGACGGCACGGGTATGTCGGTGCTTTGCGCCGGCGGGCGAGGGGAGCTCGACGATGCCGCCGCGGCGATGCTGGCGCAGGTGCTGGAAGTCCAGGGGGCGACCGCGTCGAGGGCGGGCTTTGCCGACATGGAACCCGCCAGCATCCGCGGGCTTCAGCTCGAAGCCATCGAGACGGTGGTGGTCGGCTTCCTCAACCGCGATTCCGTCAAGCACGCCCGCTTCCTGGTCCGCCGGCTGAAGCGGGCGAAGGCAGCACTTCGGGTGGGCATCGTGTTCTGGTCGGAGACCGGCAACGACGACAAGGAAGCGGCGGCCAAACTGGCGCATGACATCAACGCCGATTTCGTCGCGCATGGCATGGTCGACGCCGTGACGGGCGCGCTGTCGACCGAGCCGCCGGTTGCCCTCAAACTCGTCGCCAAACGCCGCATGCGCCGGCAGCGGGCTGCGCCGAGGAAGGTGGCGGCTGCGGCGGCGGGTTAG
- a CDS encoding D-alanyl-alanine synthetase A, producing MTEKTRVAILYGGRSAEHDVSRLSAANVLKAIDRTRYEVVPIAITRDGKWLLQQSSEAGADGAGAAVSEDGVEVALLPGGKGRLVAASQGGAQLDPVDVVFPVLHGPFGEDGSVQGYAEVADVAYVGCGILASAAAMDKDVAKRLLREAGLGVARSVTVMRGNVGSFQEIAGALGLPFFAKPARQGSSFGVSKVHDRDGFEQAVETALRYDSKALIEEFVDGREIECSVLERADGSLTVSPPGEIIPADKHGFYTYEAKYFDADGAVVKVPADVPADVADRAKEMAVRAFRALGCEAMARVDFFLRADGSLLVNEVNTLPGFTDISMYAKALAAAGIGYSTVIDVLIEHALARHAAG from the coding sequence ATGACTGAAAAGACAAGGGTCGCCATCCTCTATGGCGGGCGTTCGGCCGAGCATGACGTCTCGCGGCTGTCGGCCGCCAATGTGCTGAAGGCGATCGACCGGACGCGCTACGAGGTGGTGCCGATCGCCATCACCAGAGACGGCAAGTGGCTGCTGCAACAGTCGTCCGAGGCTGGCGCCGACGGCGCAGGGGCTGCCGTGTCGGAGGATGGCGTGGAGGTCGCCCTGCTGCCGGGCGGCAAGGGCCGGCTGGTGGCGGCGTCGCAGGGCGGCGCGCAGCTTGACCCCGTCGATGTCGTCTTTCCCGTGCTGCACGGGCCGTTCGGCGAGGACGGTTCGGTGCAAGGCTATGCCGAGGTCGCCGATGTCGCCTATGTCGGCTGCGGCATCCTGGCTTCCGCCGCCGCCATGGACAAGGATGTCGCCAAGCGCCTGCTGCGCGAGGCGGGGCTAGGCGTTGCCCGCTCGGTCACCGTAATGAGAGGCAATGTCGGTTCGTTCCAGGAGATTGCCGGGGCGCTCGGGCTGCCTTTCTTCGCCAAGCCGGCGCGCCAGGGTTCGTCCTTCGGGGTGAGCAAGGTGCATGACAGGGACGGCTTCGAGCAGGCCGTCGAAACGGCTTTGCGCTATGACAGCAAGGCGCTGATCGAAGAGTTCGTCGACGGCCGCGAGATCGAGTGCTCGGTGCTGGAGCGGGCCGACGGCTCGCTCACCGTGTCGCCGCCCGGCGAAATCATTCCGGCCGACAAGCATGGCTTCTACACCTACGAGGCGAAGTATTTCGACGCCGACGGCGCGGTGGTCAAGGTGCCCGCCGATGTCCCGGCCGATGTCGCCGACAGGGCCAAGGAGATGGCAGTGCGGGCCTTCCGGGCGCTCGGCTGCGAGGCCATGGCGCGCGTCGACTTCTTCCTGCGCGCTGACGGTTCGCTGCTGGTCAACGAGGTCAACACGCTGCCCGGCTTCACCGACATCTCTATGTACGCCAAGGCGCTGGCGGCGGCCGGCATCGGCTACAGCACGGTGATCGACGTACTGATCGAGCACGCGCTGGCGAGGCATGCGGCGGGGTGA